A single Actinomycetota bacterium DNA region contains:
- the pyrE gene encoding orotate phosphoribosyltransferase — protein MGEDQIKELFSKTGAILSGHFVLSSGRHSDTYVQCARVFEDPETTMQLASALAERISPKKVDLVAAPAVGGIILGFAVAHILGVRFIFSEREAGVMTFRRSFQVPEEARVLVVEDVVTTGGSAAEVETLIRACGGSPIGVASLIDRGGSKRFMAESYSLLQLDVESWEADSCSLCGAGEPITSPGSRRIAD, from the coding sequence ATAGGCGAAGACCAGATCAAGGAGCTCTTTTCGAAAACCGGCGCGATACTCTCGGGCCACTTCGTTCTTTCCAGCGGCAGACACTCCGATACCTATGTTCAGTGTGCAAGAGTTTTTGAGGATCCAGAGACCACAATGCAGCTTGCTTCGGCTTTGGCGGAACGGATTTCACCGAAAAAGGTTGATTTGGTCGCAGCGCCAGCCGTCGGTGGAATTATTCTTGGATTTGCGGTTGCCCATATTCTCGGCGTCAGGTTTATATTTAGCGAACGTGAAGCCGGGGTGATGACGTTCAGACGCTCATTCCAGGTGCCTGAAGAGGCCAGAGTACTCGTGGTTGAAGATGTTGTTACTACAGGTGGGAGCGCCGCGGAGGTAGAAACCCTGATTCGCGCCTGCGGGGGGTCTCCGATCGGCGTAGCATCACTTATCGACCGGGGAGGATCCAAGCGTTTTATGGCCGAGAGCTACTCTCTACTTCAACTTGACGTTGAGTCATGGGAGGCCGATTCTTGTTCGCTGTGCGGCGCTGGCGAGCCGATCACATCACCTGGAAGCAGGCGAATAGCCGATTGA
- the gmk gene encoding guanylate kinase has translation MANRVGNVFIVSGPSGAGKGTLVQALKDRVPDLWVSVSATTRTPRVGELDGVSYIFLSPEEFLQRKEAGEFLEWACVHGNYYGTPRGLIDEKVAEGKQVILEIDPQGALQVKKAMPDSVLIFIKTPSMEELESRLNTRGTESPEQIKVRIRTAILEMELAETYDFVVTNDDVNRATEAIVRIIDEHAETP, from the coding sequence TTGGCCAATCGCGTCGGAAATGTGTTCATAGTTTCTGGTCCTTCGGGCGCGGGTAAAGGGACCCTGGTTCAGGCTTTGAAAGACAGGGTTCCTGATCTTTGGGTTTCGGTCTCGGCGACAACTCGTACTCCACGCGTCGGTGAGTTAGATGGCGTAAGTTATATCTTCCTGTCTCCGGAAGAGTTTCTTCAGCGCAAAGAGGCGGGTGAGTTTCTCGAGTGGGCATGCGTCCACGGGAACTACTATGGAACGCCTCGTGGTCTGATAGACGAAAAGGTCGCCGAGGGCAAGCAGGTGATACTTGAGATCGACCCGCAAGGCGCGCTTCAGGTAAAAAAGGCGATGCCGGACTCGGTCCTAATCTTCATTAAAACGCCCTCCATGGAGGAGCTTGAGAGTCGCCTGAACACCAGAGGCACCGAGAGTCCCGAGCAGATTAAGGTGCGTATCAGGACCGCGATCCTGGAGATGGAGCTTGCCGAAACCTATGATTTCGTGGTAACTAATGACGATGTCAATAGAGCCACTGAGGCGATTGTGCGAATAATTGACGAACATGCCGAGACACCCTGA
- the rpoZ gene encoding DNA-directed RNA polymerase subunit omega, with the protein MVIKPEIDVLLSKVDSKFTLCILAARRARQINDMLNGVRSQAILSMSPIQIASLTSAKPLSSALNEIADGEISYLRAQDSYK; encoded by the coding sequence ATGGTAATCAAGCCAGAGATAGATGTTTTGCTCTCCAAGGTTGACTCAAAGTTCACGCTTTGCATATTGGCCGCTCGCCGAGCGCGCCAGATAAACGACATGCTGAATGGCGTGCGCAGTCAAGCGATACTTTCGATGTCGCCGATACAGATCGCCTCTCTGACCAGCGCCAAGCCGCTATCATCAGCTCTCAATGAGATCGCCGATGGCGAGATATCCTATCTGAGAGCGCAAGATAGCTACAAGTAA
- a CDS encoding integration host factor encodes MALPKLSDADRQAALKKAAEARQKRAELRAKIKNGDVTFAQAMAQDSDPIVARMKVSTLLESLPGYGKAKASKLMDELDISSNRRVQGLGARQREQLMARLG; translated from the coding sequence ATGGCACTTCCAAAGCTTTCCGACGCGGATCGTCAGGCTGCCCTAAAGAAGGCGGCCGAGGCGCGCCAGAAACGCGCTGAGCTTCGCGCCAAGATCAAGAACGGGGATGTGACTTTCGCCCAGGCGATGGCTCAAGATTCAGATCCGATCGTCGCTCGGATGAAAGTGTCGACCTTGCTCGAGAGCCTTCCGGGCTACGGAAAAGCAAAAGCATCCAAACTCATGGATGAGCTCGATATATCTTCCAATCGTCGCGTTCAGGGACTAGGCGCCCGTCAGCGTGAGCAGCTGATGGCTCGTCTCGGTTAG
- a CDS encoding ferritin yields MNIYRCRICGDSYLGADAPTHCPYCGAHKEHLVDLMEYPETINDVNLTEIEQNDLLEAIELERSNTRFYLAMGADRSMPHLASAYKRLSKIEAEHCELFCKLAGVREPKDLKIPSEIAKDWCANIEESVAREQKAMKFYALAAERATNERIREVFSAVSSIEADHIALDGTASRIARC; encoded by the coding sequence ATGAACATCTACCGATGCCGCATCTGCGGCGATAGCTACCTCGGTGCGGACGCACCCACGCACTGCCCTTACTGTGGAGCCCATAAGGAGCATCTGGTGGATCTGATGGAGTATCCCGAGACGATCAACGATGTGAATCTCACCGAGATTGAACAAAACGATCTGCTCGAAGCGATTGAGCTCGAACGAAGCAACACCCGATTCTACCTGGCGATGGGAGCGGACAGATCGATGCCGCACCTCGCAAGCGCATACAAACGGCTCTCCAAAATCGAGGCCGAGCACTGTGAGCTTTTTTGCAAGCTGGCAGGGGTTCGTGAACCCAAGGATCTCAAAATCCCGAGCGAGATAGCTAAAGATTGGTGCGCGAATATCGAGGAGTCCGTCGCACGAGAGCAAAAAGCGATGAAGTTCTATGCCCTGGCGGCAGAGCGGGCGACAAACGAGCGGATACGCGAGGTTTTCTCGGCGGTAAGCTCAATAGAGGCCGACCACATAGCGCTCGACGGCACCGCAAGCAGAATCGCTCGCTGCTAA